One segment of Amycolatopsis alba DSM 44262 DNA contains the following:
- the glpD gene encoding glycerol-3-phosphate dehydrogenase, translated as MNRRNKVSSVPLSPVYRAETLRKLAREEIDVLVVGGGVTGAGVALDAASRGLSVALVEARDFAAGTSSRSSKLIHGGLRYLENLDFKLVREALKERSLLLQTLAPHLVRPVKFLVPLKHRVWERGYIGAGVTLYDTLGGARALPRHRHLSKRGAGKVAPGLADDALIGAIQYYDAQVDDARHTMTIARTAAEQGASVLTRARVTSLIRDGERVVGAKVVDRESGAEIEVRAKTVVAATGVWSDDMAEAAGIPAPFTVRASKGIHLVVPREKIDLDTGLILRTEKSVLFVIPWGRHWIVGTTDTEWDLDREHPAASQADVDYVLGHLNAVLRTPLTADDIEGVYAGLRPLLAAKATSTTKLSREHAVAHPVPGLVIVAGGKYTTYRVMAADAVDVAVEDLGRPAPSSWTERLPIVGATGYHELWGARHALVQRTGLPIRRIEHLLQRYGTAIDDILESISERPELAEPIPGTAEYLKAEAVYAVSHEGALHLEDVLTRRTRISIEERDRGVTAAPVVAALMAPLLGWDSHRQEREVTNYLARVEAERSAQAQPDDEAANASRLAAPALLPS; from the coding sequence ATGAACAGGAGGAACAAGGTGTCATCCGTACCGCTTTCCCCGGTCTACCGGGCCGAGACGCTGCGCAAGCTCGCCCGTGAAGAGATCGACGTGCTGGTCGTCGGCGGGGGAGTGACCGGTGCCGGCGTCGCGCTCGACGCGGCGTCGCGCGGGCTCTCCGTCGCGCTGGTCGAGGCCCGCGACTTCGCCGCCGGGACGTCCAGCCGGTCCAGCAAGCTGATCCACGGCGGGCTTCGCTACCTGGAGAACCTGGACTTCAAGCTGGTCCGGGAGGCGCTGAAGGAACGCAGCCTGCTGCTGCAGACCCTCGCCCCGCATCTGGTGCGGCCGGTGAAGTTCCTGGTGCCGCTCAAGCACCGCGTCTGGGAACGCGGCTACATCGGCGCCGGTGTCACGCTTTACGACACCCTCGGTGGGGCTCGCGCGCTGCCGAGGCACCGGCATCTGTCCAAGCGCGGCGCGGGCAAGGTCGCGCCCGGCCTCGCGGACGACGCCCTGATCGGCGCCATCCAGTACTACGACGCGCAGGTCGACGACGCCCGCCACACGATGACGATCGCGCGGACCGCTGCCGAACAAGGCGCTTCGGTGCTGACCCGTGCCCGCGTCACCTCGCTGATCCGTGACGGCGAACGCGTCGTCGGCGCCAAGGTCGTCGACCGGGAGAGCGGCGCGGAGATCGAGGTCCGGGCGAAGACGGTCGTCGCGGCCACCGGTGTGTGGAGTGACGACATGGCGGAAGCGGCGGGCATCCCCGCGCCGTTCACCGTGCGCGCGTCGAAGGGTATCCACCTGGTGGTGCCGCGCGAGAAGATCGACCTGGACACCGGGCTGATCCTGCGCACGGAGAAGAGCGTGCTGTTCGTCATCCCGTGGGGACGGCACTGGATCGTCGGCACCACCGACACCGAATGGGACCTCGACCGCGAGCATCCGGCGGCCAGCCAGGCGGACGTCGACTACGTGCTCGGCCACCTCAACGCCGTCCTTCGCACGCCGCTCACCGCTGACGACATCGAAGGCGTGTACGCCGGGCTTCGGCCGTTGCTGGCCGCGAAGGCGACGTCGACGACGAAGCTGTCGCGGGAGCACGCCGTGGCGCATCCGGTGCCGGGTCTCGTGATCGTGGCGGGCGGCAAGTACACGACGTACCGGGTGATGGCCGCCGACGCGGTCGACGTCGCGGTGGAGGACCTCGGGCGCCCGGCGCCGTCGTCGTGGACCGAGCGCCTCCCGATCGTCGGCGCGACGGGCTACCACGAACTGTGGGGCGCGCGGCACGCGCTCGTCCAGCGCACGGGGCTGCCGATCCGCCGGATCGAGCACCTGCTCCAGCGCTACGGCACCGCGATCGACGACATCCTGGAGTCCATTTCGGAGCGTCCGGAACTGGCCGAGCCGATTCCGGGGACCGCGGAGTACCTGAAGGCAGAGGCGGTCTACGCCGTCTCGCACGAGGGCGCGCTGCACCTGGAGGACGTCCTGACGCGCCGCACCCGGATCTCCATCGAGGAGCGGGACCGCGGGGTGACGGCGGCGCCGGTGGTGGCCGCGCTGATGGCGCCGCTGCTGGGCTGGGACTCGCACCGGCAGGAGCGTGAGGTCACCAACTACCTCGCGCGGGTCGAGGCGGAACGCTCCGCCCAGGCCCAGCCGGACGACGAGGCGGCGAACGCCAGCCGCCTCGCCGCCCCGGCGCTGCTGCCCAGCTGA
- a CDS encoding IclR family transcriptional regulator: MPGPIQSIERAAAILRLLARGSGRLGVGEIADSLELAKGTAHGILRTLQGVGFVEQDRDTGKYQLGAALLHLGTSYLDVNELRSRAINWADALAARSGEAVRIGAPLEGRVLVVHHVFRPDDSLQTLDVGTLLPLHATALGKVLLAYDTGLVASLRTGGPESYTRRTLVTQTAIKRACGKVREAGWASENGEMISGEAGIAAPIRGHGGIVVGAIGVSGAAERICEADGSPIPRLLGHVRDAARAVSRDLGASRW, from the coding sequence GTGCCCGGTCCGATCCAGTCCATCGAGCGCGCCGCCGCGATCCTGCGGTTGCTGGCGCGCGGTTCCGGCCGTCTCGGGGTCGGCGAGATCGCCGATTCCCTCGAACTCGCCAAGGGAACGGCGCACGGGATCCTGCGCACCCTGCAAGGGGTCGGGTTTGTCGAACAGGACCGCGACACCGGGAAATACCAACTGGGCGCGGCGCTGCTGCACCTCGGCACGAGCTACCTCGACGTCAACGAACTCCGGTCACGCGCGATCAACTGGGCCGACGCGCTGGCCGCGCGCAGCGGTGAAGCCGTCCGGATCGGCGCGCCGCTGGAAGGCCGGGTCCTGGTGGTGCACCACGTGTTCCGGCCCGACGACAGCCTGCAGACGCTCGACGTCGGCACGCTTCTGCCATTGCACGCGACGGCGCTCGGGAAAGTCCTTCTGGCCTACGACACCGGTCTCGTGGCATCGTTGCGCACCGGCGGGCCGGAGTCCTACACCCGCCGGACCCTGGTCACCCAGACCGCGATCAAACGCGCCTGCGGCAAGGTGCGCGAGGCGGGCTGGGCGAGCGAGAACGGCGAGATGATCTCAGGCGAGGCCGGGATAGCGGCACCGATCCGCGGGCACGGCGGCATCGTGGTCGGCGCGATCGGGGTGTCCGGCGCGGCGGAACGGATCTGCGAAGCCGACGGCAGCCCGATCCCGCGGCTGCTCGGCCACGTGCGCGACGCGGCACGGGCGGTCTCCCGCGATCTCGGCGCGTCCCGATGGTGA
- a CDS encoding MIP/aquaporin family protein yields the protein MVRNLKARGLAGELAAEFVGTMILILFGCGVVAQVAAAGIGDHDSIAWAWGIGVTLGIYVASRISGAHLNPAITVALAVFKGFSWRKVAPYALAQTAGAFLGALLVRWNYTEVLNAADPGLTIKTQGVFSTLPGNGTLPVGDWGAFRDQIIGTAILALVIFAITDLRNTAPAANLAPVVVGFLVVAIGMAWGTNAGYAINPARDFGPRLMSWLTGYDTAFTDQYGYPYWWIPIVAPVIGAVIGGAIYKFFIERYLPGDPAPEALPAKDIERVS from the coding sequence ATGGTGCGAAACCTCAAGGCTCGCGGACTCGCGGGCGAACTGGCGGCGGAGTTCGTCGGGACGATGATCCTCATCCTGTTCGGCTGCGGGGTGGTGGCCCAGGTCGCCGCCGCGGGTATCGGGGATCACGACAGCATCGCGTGGGCCTGGGGCATCGGTGTCACGCTCGGTATCTACGTGGCTTCACGGATCAGCGGCGCCCATCTGAACCCGGCCATCACCGTGGCACTCGCGGTGTTCAAGGGTTTCTCGTGGCGCAAGGTCGCCCCGTACGCCTTGGCGCAGACCGCCGGCGCGTTCCTCGGCGCGCTGCTGGTGCGCTGGAACTACACCGAGGTGCTCAACGCCGCGGACCCCGGCCTGACGATCAAGACCCAGGGCGTCTTCTCCACCCTTCCGGGTAACGGGACCCTTCCGGTGGGTGACTGGGGCGCCTTCCGCGACCAGATCATCGGCACCGCCATCCTCGCCTTGGTGATCTTCGCCATCACCGACCTCCGCAACACCGCGCCCGCCGCGAACCTGGCCCCGGTCGTCGTCGGCTTCCTGGTGGTCGCGATCGGCATGGCCTGGGGCACCAACGCCGGCTACGCGATCAACCCCGCCCGTGACTTCGGCCCGCGGCTGATGTCCTGGCTCACCGGTTACGACACCGCGTTCACCGACCAATACGGCTACCCGTACTGGTGGATCCCGATCGTGGCGCCGGTCATCGGCGCGGTCATCGGCGGCGCGATCTACAAGTTCTTCATCGAGCGGTACCTCCCCGGTGATCCCGCACCGGAAGCTTTGCCCGCCAAGGACATCGAGCGCGTTTCCTAA
- a CDS encoding SDR family oxidoreductase has translation MKFAIIGGTGLIGSQVVRNLNEAGHEAVPHSPSTGVDLLTGQGLDAALDGADVVVNLSNSPTFDDASPAFFQTSMDNLVAAAKKAGTGHFVILSIVGVDQVPELDYYRAKTLQEDILKSSGVPYSIVRATQFMEFVGAVLSWTSDENTVRLPSTPIQPIAAADVAAAVSEVSAGKPLNGTLDVGGPDVYPLDELGRITLSAKGDTRPVTNDETAGMFSAVRGDVLTTKDGARIAATRYLDWLK, from the coding sequence ATGAAATTCGCGATCATCGGCGGGACCGGGCTGATCGGCTCGCAGGTCGTGCGGAACCTGAACGAAGCCGGACACGAGGCGGTGCCGCATTCGCCGTCCACCGGGGTCGACCTCCTCACCGGCCAGGGCCTGGACGCCGCGCTCGACGGCGCCGACGTGGTCGTAAACCTCTCGAACTCCCCGACCTTCGACGACGCCTCGCCCGCGTTCTTTCAGACGTCGATGGACAATCTCGTGGCCGCGGCGAAGAAGGCGGGCACCGGGCATTTCGTGATCCTGTCGATCGTCGGCGTCGACCAGGTCCCCGAACTCGACTACTACCGGGCCAAGACGCTGCAGGAGGACATCCTCAAGAGCAGCGGTGTCCCCTACTCGATCGTGCGCGCCACGCAGTTCATGGAATTCGTCGGCGCGGTCCTGTCCTGGACCTCCGACGAGAACACGGTCCGCCTGCCCAGCACGCCGATCCAGCCGATCGCCGCGGCGGACGTCGCCGCCGCCGTTTCCGAGGTCTCGGCGGGGAAACCCTTGAACGGAACCCTCGACGTGGGCGGCCCGGACGTCTACCCGCTCGACGAACTGGGCCGGATCACCTTGTCCGCCAAGGGAGACACGCGTCCGGTGACCAACGACGAGACCGCGGGCATGTTCTCCGCCGTCCGCGGTGACGTCCTCACCACCAAAGACGGCGCCCGCATCGCCGCTACCCGCTACCTGGACTGGCTCAAGTAG
- a CDS encoding Rrf2 family transcriptional regulator, giving the protein MSGGVEWALHCCVVLTSVDEPAPAARLAQLHDVSPSYLAKQLQALSRADLIRSVQGKAGGYVLTRPPSEITVLDVVEAIEGPGPAFICTEIRQRGPMATPPEACTAPCAISRAMANAEVQWRAALREVTIANLADDVRGDYGPGALAGIGTWFREDS; this is encoded by the coding sequence ATGTCCGGCGGGGTCGAGTGGGCCCTGCACTGCTGCGTCGTGCTGACCTCGGTCGACGAACCCGCGCCCGCCGCGCGCCTGGCGCAGCTGCACGACGTCTCCCCGAGCTATCTCGCGAAGCAGCTCCAGGCGCTTTCGCGGGCCGACCTCATCCGGTCGGTGCAGGGGAAGGCCGGCGGCTACGTCCTCACCCGGCCGCCCTCGGAGATCACGGTGCTCGACGTCGTCGAGGCCATCGAAGGTCCCGGCCCGGCCTTCATCTGCACCGAGATCCGGCAGCGCGGGCCGATGGCGACACCGCCCGAAGCGTGCACGGCGCCGTGCGCCATCAGCCGCGCGATGGCCAACGCGGAAGTCCAGTGGCGCGCGGCGCTGCGCGAGGTCACCATCGCGAATCTGGCCGACGACGTCAGGGGCGACTACGGTCCGGGTGCGCTGGCGGGCATCGGCACGTGGTTCCGGGAGGACTCGTGA
- the glpK gene encoding glycerol kinase GlpK, producing MPDYIGAVDQGTTSTRFMIFDHGGNEIARHQLEHEQILPKPGWVEHDATEIWERTRSVIATALNKAKLTAADLASLGITNQRETTVVWNRRTGRPYCNAIVWQDTRTDRIASALEREGKGDVIRRKAGLPPATYFSGGKLQWILENVDGVREDAEKGDALFGTTDSWLIWNLTGGPDGGVHVTDPTNASRTMLMDLETLEWDDELLSFFGVPKQMLPSIRPSSNNGHFGVTRADGPLGGEVAITGVLGDQQAATVGQVCFRPGEAKNTYGTGNFLLLNTGHEVVRSKHGLLTTLAYQFGDEKPVYALEGSIAVTGSAVQWLRDQLGIISGASQSESLARQVEDNGGVYFVPAFSGLFAPYWRSDARGAIVGLTRATTNAHLARATLEAICYQTRDVVEAMQNDSGVTLDVLRVDGGVTANELCMQLQADILGVPVSKPVVAETTALGAAYAAGLAVGFWKSTDELEQNWNEDKRWEPSWTDEQRAVGYAGWQKAVGRTLDWVEVE from the coding sequence ATGCCTGACTACATCGGCGCCGTCGACCAGGGCACCACCAGCACGCGGTTCATGATCTTCGACCACGGCGGCAACGAGATCGCCCGCCACCAGCTGGAGCACGAGCAGATCCTGCCGAAGCCGGGCTGGGTCGAACACGACGCGACCGAGATCTGGGAACGGACCCGTTCGGTCATCGCCACCGCGCTCAACAAGGCGAAGCTGACCGCCGCGGACCTGGCTTCGCTCGGCATCACCAACCAGCGTGAGACCACCGTCGTGTGGAACCGCCGCACCGGGCGCCCGTACTGCAACGCGATCGTGTGGCAGGACACCCGCACCGACCGGATCGCCTCGGCGCTGGAACGCGAGGGCAAGGGCGACGTCATCCGCCGCAAGGCCGGTCTGCCGCCCGCCACCTACTTCTCCGGCGGCAAGCTGCAGTGGATCCTGGAGAACGTCGACGGCGTCCGCGAAGACGCGGAGAAGGGCGACGCGCTCTTCGGCACCACGGACTCCTGGCTGATCTGGAACCTCACCGGCGGCCCCGACGGCGGCGTGCACGTGACGGATCCGACCAACGCGTCGCGCACCATGCTCATGGACCTCGAAACGCTGGAGTGGGACGACGAACTGCTGTCGTTCTTCGGCGTCCCCAAGCAGATGCTGCCGTCGATCCGGCCGTCGTCGAACAACGGCCACTTCGGCGTCACCCGCGCGGACGGCCCGCTCGGCGGCGAGGTCGCCATCACCGGCGTGCTCGGCGACCAGCAGGCGGCGACCGTCGGCCAGGTGTGCTTCCGGCCCGGCGAGGCCAAGAACACCTACGGCACCGGCAACTTCCTGCTGCTCAACACCGGGCACGAGGTCGTCCGCTCGAAGCACGGCCTGCTCACGACGCTGGCCTACCAGTTCGGTGACGAGAAGCCGGTGTACGCGCTGGAAGGGTCCATCGCCGTCACCGGTTCCGCCGTGCAGTGGCTGCGCGACCAGCTGGGCATCATCAGCGGCGCGTCGCAGAGCGAGAGCCTCGCCCGCCAGGTCGAGGACAACGGCGGCGTCTACTTCGTCCCCGCGTTCTCCGGTCTTTTCGCGCCGTACTGGCGTTCGGACGCGCGCGGCGCGATCGTCGGCCTCACCCGCGCCACCACCAACGCGCATCTGGCGCGGGCGACGCTCGAAGCGATCTGCTACCAGACCCGCGACGTCGTCGAGGCCATGCAGAACGACTCCGGCGTCACGCTCGACGTGCTGCGGGTGGACGGTGGCGTGACCGCGAACGAACTCTGCATGCAGCTGCAGGCCGACATCCTCGGCGTGCCGGTGTCGAAGCCGGTCGTCGCCGAGACCACCGCGCTCGGAGCCGCCTACGCGGCGGGCCTGGCCGTCGGGTTCTGGAAGTCCACCGACGAGCTGGAACAGAACTGGAACGAGGACAAGCGCTGGGAGCCGTCCTGGACGGACGAACAGCGCGCCGTGGGCTACGCGGGCTGGCAGAAGGCCGTCGGCCGCACGCTCGACTGGGTCGAGGTCGAGTGA
- a CDS encoding oxygenase MpaB family protein: MTELNRRKMLIVSGGATLLGAMGMAQPAWAWSPSGSVAGAGAGTDPKWVWDAEADPVVAAMLDRGEVAAVNQALRTWTRNDQPTPSGLPPDLREFVDHARRLPAWADQSTLDSAADFMKVSGRFVNLLNGLGGGMLSTAIPNEARAVYYSKGGADMKDRVAKTAKLGYDVGSLNAYRPDGQMIVSAVKTRLVHAAVRHLLPRSPHWQQGIPISQNDMLVTWHTLPTYTMRKLTDWRVRVSPAHSAAYLHSWQVTGHMLGIRDEYLPSTWDAAYAQSEQVLDPAMGPTREGVELTDILLDMLAEQTSPGRADRPMVNALARHIIGDRFSAWNGIPREPVWDPLIGTAFPALVAFHEKLIPLPLVPQAAWVLDEAIRRYIRLWLSEGRPVNIEIPDMNRPS; the protein is encoded by the coding sequence ATGACCGAACTCAATCGACGCAAGATGCTGATCGTCAGTGGCGGAGCGACCCTTTTGGGGGCCATGGGGATGGCCCAGCCCGCCTGGGCGTGGAGTCCGAGCGGTTCGGTGGCCGGGGCGGGGGCGGGCACCGATCCGAAATGGGTGTGGGACGCCGAAGCCGATCCGGTGGTCGCCGCGATGCTCGACCGGGGCGAGGTCGCGGCGGTCAACCAGGCGCTGCGGACCTGGACCAGGAACGACCAGCCGACGCCGTCCGGGCTCCCGCCGGACCTGCGGGAGTTCGTCGATCACGCGCGACGGCTCCCCGCATGGGCCGATCAGTCCACATTGGACTCGGCGGCGGATTTCATGAAGGTCAGCGGACGGTTCGTCAACCTGCTGAACGGACTCGGCGGCGGAATGCTGAGCACCGCCATCCCGAACGAGGCCAGGGCCGTCTACTACTCCAAGGGCGGCGCGGACATGAAGGACCGCGTCGCGAAGACGGCCAAACTCGGCTACGACGTCGGTTCACTCAACGCGTACCGGCCCGACGGCCAGATGATCGTCTCGGCGGTGAAGACCCGCCTGGTGCACGCCGCCGTCCGGCATCTGCTGCCGCGATCACCGCACTGGCAGCAGGGAATCCCGATCAGCCAGAACGACATGCTGGTCACCTGGCACACCTTGCCGACGTACACGATGCGCAAGCTGACCGACTGGCGCGTCCGGGTCTCCCCCGCGCATTCCGCCGCGTATCTGCACAGCTGGCAGGTGACCGGGCACATGCTCGGGATCCGCGACGAGTACTTGCCGTCCACTTGGGACGCGGCTTACGCGCAGTCCGAGCAGGTGCTGGATCCGGCGATGGGGCCGACCCGCGAGGGCGTCGAACTCACCGACATCCTCCTCGACATGCTCGCCGAGCAGACCAGCCCCGGCCGCGCCGACCGGCCGATGGTCAACGCGCTGGCCCGCCACATCATCGGCGACCGGTTCTCCGCGTGGAACGGGATCCCGCGCGAGCCGGTCTGGGACCCGCTGATCGGCACCGCTTTCCCGGCGCTGGTGGCGTTCCACGAGAAGCTCATCCCGCTGCCGCTGGTGCCGCAGGCCGCCTGGGTGCTGGACGAGGCGATCCGGCGGTACATCCGGTTGTGGCTCTCGGAGGGCAGGCCGGTGAACATCGAGATCCCGGACATGAACCGCCCCTCCTGA
- a CDS encoding NmrA family NAD(P)-binding protein produces the protein MTVLVTGATGNTGRHVVAELVRRGERVRALTRNPAGARLPAGVELVKGTHTAPGTLSFDGVTRLHITVTAGLADVGAELVERAVDASVRRMTIVWGGYVGPTEQAMAESGVEWTRLEPQEFMSNALTWADSVRTDGVVREPFDLPSAVVHEGDIGAVAATALVEDGHSGKVYNLTGPESLTTRERIAILGAALGRDIGLEQITRQQAIDRLLADGVSMADAEYVIGWHSDPPVEARTVDATVEQVLGRPARTFAQWVGEHLDRF, from the coding sequence ATGACCGTCTTGGTGACCGGGGCCACCGGGAACACTGGCCGCCACGTGGTGGCCGAACTCGTCCGGCGCGGCGAACGCGTCCGGGCACTCACCAGGAATCCCGCCGGAGCCCGGCTTCCGGCGGGCGTCGAACTGGTGAAAGGCACGCACACCGCACCCGGAACGCTGTCCTTCGACGGTGTCACCCGGCTGCACATCACCGTGACCGCGGGCCTCGCCGACGTCGGCGCCGAACTGGTCGAACGCGCTGTGGACGCGAGTGTACGGCGCATGACCATCGTGTGGGGCGGTTACGTCGGCCCGACGGAACAGGCCATGGCCGAGTCCGGCGTGGAATGGACCCGGCTGGAGCCGCAGGAGTTCATGTCCAACGCTCTGACCTGGGCCGACTCCGTCCGCACCGACGGCGTCGTCCGGGAGCCGTTCGACCTTCCCAGCGCGGTGGTGCACGAGGGGGACATCGGCGCCGTCGCCGCCACCGCGCTCGTGGAGGACGGGCACTCGGGCAAGGTCTACAACCTCACCGGACCGGAATCACTGACCACGCGCGAACGGATCGCGATCCTCGGCGCCGCCCTGGGCCGCGACATCGGCCTGGAACAGATCACGCGGCAGCAGGCGATCGACCGGCTGCTGGCCGACGGCGTCTCAATGGCGGACGCCGAATACGTGATCGGCTGGCACAGCGATCCGCCGGTGGAGGCGAGGACCGTGGACGCCACGGTCGAGCAGGTGCTCGGCCGTCCGGCGCGGACGTTCGCGCAGTGGGTCGGCGAGCACTTGGACCGGTTCTAG
- a CDS encoding glycoside hydrolase family 3 protein: MSLTLLGGALAATPSAVAAEQPVIGKPALDRDGCARIEKSLPTLADWPKVESRFKGKAGDEQRIAEILKGMTLEEKVGQMTQPEIAAITPDEVRQYSIGSVLNGGGSWPNQNKHASQQDWLKLADSYWDASKAGRTKIPVIWGIDAVHGNNNVYGATVFPHNIGLGAAHDPCLVRDVSAATARQIRATGQDWAFAPTLAVVRDDRWGRTYEGFSEDPRITRAYGYEAINGLQDGSTKRIGYNGVIGTAKHFIGDGGTLKGQDQGVNPSSEAEMINLHGQGYYGALAAGSQTVMVSFNSWTNADLGIDEGKLHGSDKALNQILKGKMGFDGLVVSDWNGIGQVPGCTNASCPQAINAGIDIVMVPNDWKAFITNTVAQVNGGQIPVSRIDDAVTRILRVKLRSGLYESQKPSDRSYANSDEALKETWLARDAVRSSQTLLKNNGNVLPLKPKSKVLVVGKSADSIQNQTGGWTLSWQGTGNTNADFPNATSILAGLKQQLGDVNVTFDEKGDTDPKGYDAVIAVIGETPYAEGVGDLTRKTLEASKLYPEDLAVLDKVRGKGAPVVTVYVGGRPLYLNKEINRSDAFVAAWLPGTEGGGVADVLVKGGFKGTLSYSWPKSACQTPLNPGSADYDPLFKLGYGLKTGQRVTIGQLDETAGPVACGSTGGGGTATEDLEVFNRTDVAPYKGFIGSAQNWGGTEIGPDGTASHAEITVVQSDVNVQQDGLKSTWTGTGPAQLYFQNPAGTNDLRGYLNADAALEFDTIVQEAPANRTVISMHCVYPCFSEVNATKLFTDLAGAPKSTVKIPVSCFANGLDLENVNTPFLVYTDGKFSASFANVRWVPKGAQDPDARPCSSLG; the protein is encoded by the coding sequence ATGAGTCTCACCCTGCTCGGCGGGGCCCTGGCGGCCACGCCCAGCGCCGTCGCCGCCGAGCAGCCCGTGATCGGGAAGCCCGCGCTCGACCGGGACGGTTGCGCCCGGATCGAGAAGAGCCTGCCGACGCTCGCCGACTGGCCGAAGGTCGAGAGCCGGTTCAAGGGGAAGGCCGGTGACGAGCAGCGGATCGCCGAGATTCTCAAGGGGATGACCCTGGAGGAGAAGGTCGGGCAGATGACGCAGCCCGAGATCGCCGCCATCACTCCCGACGAGGTCCGCCAGTACTCCATCGGTTCGGTCCTCAACGGCGGCGGCTCGTGGCCGAACCAGAACAAGCACGCGTCCCAGCAGGACTGGCTGAAACTCGCCGACTCCTACTGGGACGCTTCGAAGGCCGGCCGGACGAAGATCCCGGTGATCTGGGGCATCGACGCCGTGCACGGCAACAACAACGTGTACGGCGCAACCGTCTTCCCGCACAACATCGGTCTGGGCGCGGCGCACGACCCGTGCCTGGTGCGTGACGTCTCCGCGGCGACGGCCCGGCAGATCCGCGCCACCGGCCAGGACTGGGCGTTCGCGCCGACGCTGGCCGTCGTGCGGGACGACCGCTGGGGCCGCACCTACGAAGGGTTCTCCGAGGACCCGCGGATCACCCGTGCCTACGGCTACGAGGCGATCAACGGCCTCCAGGACGGCTCGACCAAACGCATCGGCTACAACGGCGTGATCGGCACCGCGAAGCATTTCATCGGTGACGGCGGCACGCTCAAGGGGCAGGACCAGGGCGTCAACCCGTCGTCCGAGGCCGAGATGATCAACCTTCACGGCCAGGGCTATTACGGCGCGCTCGCGGCGGGTTCCCAGACCGTGATGGTGTCGTTCAACAGCTGGACCAACGCGGACCTCGGCATCGACGAGGGCAAGCTGCACGGCAGCGACAAGGCGCTGAACCAGATCCTCAAGGGCAAGATGGGCTTCGACGGCCTCGTCGTGTCCGACTGGAACGGTATCGGCCAGGTCCCCGGTTGCACGAACGCCTCGTGCCCGCAGGCGATCAACGCCGGTATCGACATCGTGATGGTGCCGAACGACTGGAAGGCGTTCATCACCAACACCGTCGCCCAGGTCAACGGCGGCCAGATCCCGGTCTCGCGGATCGACGACGCGGTGACCCGCATCCTGCGCGTCAAGCTGCGCTCCGGGCTGTACGAGTCGCAGAAGCCGTCGGACCGTTCCTACGCGAACTCCGACGAAGCGCTGAAGGAGACGTGGCTGGCGCGGGACGCGGTCCGCTCGTCGCAGACGCTGCTGAAGAACAACGGCAACGTGCTGCCGCTGAAGCCGAAGTCGAAGGTCCTCGTGGTCGGCAAGAGCGCGGACAGCATCCAGAACCAGACCGGTGGCTGGACCCTGAGCTGGCAGGGGACCGGCAACACCAACGCCGATTTCCCCAACGCCACGTCGATCCTCGCCGGGCTCAAGCAGCAGCTCGGCGACGTCAACGTCACCTTCGACGAGAAGGGCGACACCGACCCGAAGGGCTACGACGCCGTCATCGCCGTCATCGGTGAGACCCCGTACGCGGAAGGCGTCGGCGACCTGACCCGCAAGACCCTCGAGGCCTCGAAGCTGTACCCCGAGGACCTGGCCGTGCTGGACAAGGTCCGCGGAAAGGGCGCTCCGGTCGTCACCGTCTACGTCGGCGGCCGCCCGCTGTACCTGAACAAGGAGATCAACCGCTCCGACGCGTTCGTGGCGGCATGGCTGCCAGGCACCGAAGGCGGTGGCGTCGCGGACGTCCTCGTCAAGGGCGGTTTCAAGGGCACCCTGTCGTACTCGTGGCCGAAGAGCGCGTGCCAGACGCCGCTGAACCCCGGTTCGGCGGACTACGACCCGCTGTTCAAACTCGGCTACGGCCTCAAGACCGGTCAGCGTGTCACCATTGGGCAGCTGGACGAGACCGCCGGCCCGGTGGCCTGTGGTTCGACCGGCGGTGGCGGCACGGCGACCGAGGACCTCGAGGTCTTCAACCGCACCGATGTCGCGCCGTACAAGGGTTTCATCGGCTCGGCGCAGAACTGGGGCGGTACCGAGATCGGCCCCGACGGCACCGCCTCGCACGCCGAGATCACCGTCGTGCAGTCCGACGTCAACGTGCAGCAGGACGGCCTGAAGTCGACCTGGACCGGCACCGGCCCGGCGCAGCTCTACTTCCAGAACCCGGCCGGTACCAACGATCTGCGCGGATACCTCAACGCCGACGCGGCGCTGGAGTTCGACACGATCGTGCAAGAGGCGCCCGCCAACCGGACGGTGATCAGCATGCACTGTGTCTACCCGTGCTTCTCGGAGGTGAACGCCACCAAGCTGTTCACCGACCTGGCTGGCGCGCCGAAGTCGACGGTGAAGATCCCGGTTTCGTGCTTCGCCAACGGGCTGGACCTGGAGAACGTCAACACACCGTTCCTGGTGTACACCGACGGCAAGTTCTCCGCTTCGTTCGCGAACGTGCGGTGGGTGCCCAAGGGTGCTCAGGATCCCGATGCGAGGCCTTGCTCCAGTTTGGGCTGA